The proteins below are encoded in one region of bacterium:
- the glmU gene encoding bifunctional UDP-N-acetylglucosamine diphosphorylase/glucosamine-1-phosphate N-acetyltransferase GlmU has product MTRATTPRTGAIILAAGRSTRFRSARSKLVHPLAGRPIIGWLLGTLRELAIDPVVVVVAPDADEVRAICGTDVRFAVQRTPRGTGHAVLAAQASLRRYRGDLLLLYGDLPLLRAETLRRLVEAHRAGGGQLTLATGHVVDAHGWGRIVRGADGRVRRIVEQKDASAEERAIREVNVGLYCVRAPLLFDLLGRVRPNNAQREIYLTDIVALAAAAGMPIADVAVDLSEVAQINSRRELAAVEQQVRARIAAAWMDAGVTLQDPATAYIDPDVRIGRDTTVGPNVHLRGRTVVGERCRIDGSAFLTDATLADDVHLRFGVVLSEAEVGAGCEIGPFAHLRPRTRLAAGVHIGDFVETKNARLGPGSKANHLAYLGDAEIGRDVNIGAGTITCNYDGFSKQRTVIGDRVQVGSDSTLVAPVTLGDDAYVATATTVREDVPAGALVFNTRQQQHRSGWVAAFRARQQKRQKKTATRQKARGRGRTPRA; this is encoded by the coding sequence ATGACCCGCGCCACCACGCCGCGCACCGGAGCGATCATCCTCGCCGCCGGACGCAGCACCCGCTTCCGCTCCGCGCGCTCCAAGCTGGTGCATCCGCTCGCCGGCCGGCCGATCATCGGCTGGTTGCTGGGCACGCTGCGCGAGCTCGCGATCGATCCCGTGGTCGTCGTGGTGGCGCCCGATGCCGACGAGGTGCGCGCCATCTGCGGAACGGACGTCCGCTTCGCCGTCCAGCGGACACCCCGCGGCACCGGCCACGCCGTGCTGGCGGCGCAGGCGAGCCTGCGCCGCTACCGGGGCGACCTGCTGCTTCTCTACGGCGACCTGCCGTTGCTGCGAGCCGAGACGCTGCGGCGCCTGGTCGAGGCGCACCGCGCGGGCGGCGGCCAGTTGACGCTCGCCACCGGGCACGTCGTCGATGCGCACGGCTGGGGGCGGATCGTGCGCGGCGCCGACGGCCGGGTGCGGCGCATCGTCGAGCAGAAGGATGCCTCGGCGGAGGAGCGCGCCATCCGCGAGGTCAATGTCGGCCTCTACTGCGTGCGCGCGCCGCTGCTCTTCGACCTGCTCGGCCGGGTACGGCCGAACAACGCCCAGCGAGAGATCTACCTCACCGACATCGTCGCGCTGGCGGCCGCCGCCGGCATGCCGATCGCCGACGTCGCGGTCGACCTCTCCGAGGTGGCGCAGATCAACTCGCGCCGCGAGCTCGCCGCCGTCGAGCAGCAGGTGCGCGCCCGCATCGCCGCGGCGTGGATGGACGCCGGCGTCACCCTGCAGGATCCGGCGACCGCGTACATCGATCCGGACGTGCGCATCGGCCGCGACACCACCGTCGGGCCCAACGTCCACCTGCGCGGCCGCACCGTCGTCGGCGAGCGCTGCCGCATCGACGGCTCGGCGTTCCTCACCGACGCCACGCTGGCCGACGACGTCCACCTGCGCTTCGGCGTCGTCCTCAGCGAGGCCGAGGTCGGCGCCGGCTGCGAGATCGGGCCCTTCGCCCACCTCCGTCCGCGTACCCGCCTGGCCGCCGGGGTACACATCGGCGACTTCGTGGAGACCAAGAACGCCCGCCTCGGTCCGGGCAGCAAGGCCAACCACCTCGCCTATCTCGGCGACGCCGAGATAGGCCGCGACGTCAACATCGGCGCTGGCACCATCACCTGCAACTACGACGGCTTCTCGAAGCAGCGGACGGTGATCGGCGACCGCGTTCAGGTCGGCAGCGACAGCACCCTGGTCGCCCCGGTCACCCTCGGCGACGACGCGTACGTCGCCACGGCCACGACCGTGCGGGAAGACGTTCCCGCGGGGGCGCTGGTGTTCAACACCCGCCAGCAGCAGCACCGGTCGGGGTGGGTGGCGGCGTTCCGGGCGCGGCAGCAGAAGCGGCAGAAGAAGACGGCCACCCGGCAGAAGGCACGAGGCAGAGGGCGAACGCCGAGAGCCTGA
- a CDS encoding DEAD/DEAH box helicase, producing MSVPDHPVTFASLPIAEPVMRGIESVGFEACTPIQARSLPVSLAGKDVAGQAQTGTGKTAAFLITVFTRLLKHPERAEGPRALIIAPTRELVVQILHDAQGIGEFTGLTFQAVFGGVDYAKQRELLRDGVDVLIGTPGRLIDYFKQRVYTLKHIEVLVIDEADRMFDMGFIADLRFLLRRLPPYDKRQSMLFSATLNWDVMELAYEHMNEPIKVAVEPEKVTAEKVEHVLYHVGRHEKLPLLLGLMQREQPERALFFVNTKREAEWLAHRLEDHGYHAAALTGDLHQRVRLRVLREFKAGELPFLIATDVASRGLHIENVTHVFNYDVPQDPEDYVHRIGRTARAGASGKAITLACESYVMALEAIESMIGFKLPSVHVEDEMLVRPLPAKHRARPERAPER from the coding sequence ATGTCCGTTCCCGACCATCCCGTCACGTTTGCCTCTCTGCCCATCGCCGAGCCGGTGATGCGCGGCATCGAGTCGGTCGGCTTCGAGGCCTGTACGCCGATCCAGGCGCGCTCGCTGCCGGTGTCGCTCGCCGGCAAGGATGTCGCCGGCCAGGCGCAGACCGGCACCGGCAAGACGGCGGCGTTCCTCATCACCGTCTTCACCCGCCTGCTCAAGCACCCGGAGCGTGCGGAAGGGCCGCGCGCCCTGATCATCGCTCCGACCCGCGAGCTGGTGGTGCAGATCCTCCACGATGCGCAGGGGATCGGCGAGTTCACCGGCCTGACCTTCCAGGCCGTGTTCGGCGGCGTCGACTACGCCAAGCAGCGCGAGTTGCTGCGCGACGGCGTCGACGTGCTCATCGGCACGCCGGGGCGGCTGATCGACTACTTCAAGCAGCGCGTCTACACCCTGAAGCACATCGAGGTGCTGGTCATCGACGAGGCGGACCGCATGTTCGACATGGGCTTCATCGCCGACCTGCGGTTCCTGCTCCGCCGCCTGCCGCCGTACGACAAGCGGCAGTCGATGCTCTTCTCGGCGACCCTCAACTGGGACGTCATGGAGCTCGCCTACGAGCACATGAACGAGCCGATCAAGGTCGCGGTCGAGCCCGAGAAGGTCACCGCCGAGAAGGTCGAGCACGTGCTCTACCACGTCGGCCGCCACGAGAAGCTGCCGCTGCTGCTCGGGCTGATGCAGCGCGAGCAACCCGAGCGCGCCCTGTTCTTCGTCAACACCAAGCGCGAGGCCGAGTGGCTGGCGCACCGTCTCGAGGATCACGGCTACCACGCGGCGGCGCTCACCGGCGATCTGCACCAGCGGGTGCGGTTGCGCGTGCTGCGCGAGTTCAAGGCGGGCGAGCTGCCGTTCCTGATCGCCACCGACGTCGCCTCGCGCGGCCTGCACATCGAGAACGTCACCCACGTCTTCAACTACGACGTGCCGCAGGATCCCGAGGACTACGTCCACCGCATCGGTCGCACGGCGCGGGCCGGCGCCTCGGGGAAGGCGATCACGCTGGCATGCGAGAGCTACGTCATGGCGCTGGAGGCGATCGAGTCGATGATCGGCTTCAAGCTGCCGTCGGTGCACGTCGAGGACGAGATGCTGGTCAGGCCGCTGCCGGCGAAGCATCGCGCCCGTCCGGAACGGGCGCCGGAGCG
- a CDS encoding flavin reductase family protein translates to MPIDKDAFRRVLSNFAAGVTVVTTLDSNRQPHGLTATAFTSVSLEPPLVLVCIDKTAETYPHFAPAGVFAVNFLAADQREVSQHFAKHGGDKFKGLAWRRGALGTPILEGSIGHVECRIAHGYDGGDHTIYVGEIEAADANDGAPLLHFRHAYHRVLPA, encoded by the coding sequence ATGCCGATCGACAAGGACGCTTTCCGCCGCGTGCTCAGCAACTTCGCGGCGGGTGTGACGGTCGTCACCACCCTCGACAGCAACCGCCAGCCGCACGGTCTGACCGCCACCGCGTTCACTTCGGTGTCGCTCGAGCCGCCGCTGGTGCTGGTGTGCATCGACAAGACGGCCGAGACCTATCCGCATTTCGCGCCGGCCGGCGTGTTCGCGGTCAACTTCCTCGCCGCCGACCAACGCGAGGTCTCGCAGCACTTCGCCAAGCACGGCGGCGACAAGTTCAAGGGCCTGGCCTGGCGGCGCGGGGCGCTCGGGACGCCGATCCTCGAGGGCAGCATCGGACACGTCGAATGCCGCATCGCGCACGGCTACGACGGTGGCGACCACACCATCTACGTCGGCGAGATCGAAGCCGCCGATGCCAACGACGGCGCGCCGCTGCTGCACTTCCGACACGCCTACCACCGCGTCCTACCCGCCTGA
- a CDS encoding MaoC family dehydratase yields the protein MSVHAGHTIRRDGAFVPGRYRVQARIAEIFDKSGRSGPLRVIVRAADLCARSGPVVIAIREQQIVRWHRRGAPPAPDREAHGSGEGGAGVADTNLDIGATVASVRRHAPGAPLVRAYASSLGSPEPLFVDSAAAREIGFADVIVPGPLQSTLFEALLVEQLPGWHLDSLSLSFRVSVIVDEPIALRAVVTELAPRQDRLAVDLTLENRHGEAAAVGTATLTAPPSRGAAASR from the coding sequence GTGAGCGTCCATGCCGGGCACACCATCAGGCGCGACGGCGCATTCGTTCCCGGTCGTTACCGTGTGCAAGCGCGCATTGCGGAGATTTTCGACAAGAGCGGTCGCAGTGGACCGCTGCGGGTCATCGTCCGCGCGGCCGACCTGTGCGCCCGATCGGGTCCCGTCGTGATCGCGATCCGCGAGCAGCAGATCGTCCGCTGGCATCGGCGGGGTGCGCCGCCGGCGCCGGACCGCGAGGCGCACGGGAGCGGTGAAGGTGGCGCGGGCGTCGCCGACACCAACCTGGACATCGGCGCCACCGTCGCCTCGGTTCGTCGCCATGCGCCCGGCGCCCCGCTGGTCCGGGCGTACGCCAGCTCGCTGGGAAGCCCTGAGCCGCTCTTCGTGGACAGCGCCGCCGCGCGCGAGATCGGCTTCGCCGACGTCATCGTTCCCGGCCCGCTCCAGTCGACGCTCTTCGAAGCTCTACTGGTCGAGCAGTTGCCGGGTTGGCACCTGGACTCCCTGAGTCTCAGCTTCCGCGTGTCGGTGATCGTCGACGAGCCCATCGCCCTGCGGGCCGTCGTGACCGAGCTCGCGCCGCGACAGGATCGCCTGGCGGTGGATCTGACGCTCGAGAACCGCCACGGCGAAGCCGCCGCGGTCGGGACCGCGACGTTGACGGCGCCGCCATCGCGCGGTGCCGCTGCATCGCGCTGA
- the ribB gene encoding 3,4-dihydroxy-2-butanone-4-phosphate synthase, translated as MFTTFRSPPKRPRQISPIEDAIADIKAGKMVILMDDEQRENEGDLCMAASKVTPAAINFMAKYGRGLICLALGEERIQELGLTMMVSDNRAPLGTAFTVSIDARHGITHGVSAHDRAVTIQRVMDPACGPQDIVTPGHIFPLRARRGGVLVRTGQTEGGVDLSRLAGLPPASVICEIMNEDGSMARLADLERFAARHDLKICTIADLIQYRLRNDSMVHRVAEATLPTRSAGNFKAYVYRSDVDDGEHLVLVRGEITPEEPILVRAHAEYLAGDVFGSSDRDTSALLQRSMQMIDKAGRGVILYLRREAQGVELVDRTRPRETASRPSTDAANRAMDFREYGIGAQILRDVGLGKIRLITNYPRRMVSLPGYGLEIVECVPIRLSAGKPKKRPAKPPVAAAGGGRVQSKSAARRSSSKL; from the coding sequence ATGTTCACCACCTTCCGGTCGCCGCCCAAGCGGCCCCGGCAGATCAGCCCGATCGAGGACGCCATCGCCGACATCAAGGCCGGCAAGATGGTGATCCTGATGGACGACGAGCAACGCGAGAACGAGGGCGATCTGTGCATGGCGGCGAGCAAGGTGACGCCGGCTGCCATCAACTTCATGGCCAAGTACGGTCGCGGCCTGATCTGTCTGGCGCTCGGCGAGGAACGCATCCAGGAGCTCGGCCTGACGATGATGGTGAGCGACAACCGCGCCCCGCTCGGCACCGCCTTCACGGTGTCGATCGACGCCCGTCATGGCATCACCCACGGGGTCTCGGCCCACGACCGCGCGGTCACCATCCAGCGGGTGATGGACCCGGCCTGCGGCCCGCAGGACATCGTCACCCCGGGCCACATCTTCCCGCTGCGCGCCCGCCGCGGCGGCGTGCTGGTGCGCACCGGCCAGACCGAGGGCGGCGTCGACCTGTCGCGCCTCGCCGGCCTGCCGCCGGCGTCGGTGATCTGCGAGATCATGAACGAGGACGGCAGCATGGCGCGCCTCGCCGACCTCGAGCGCTTCGCGGCCCGGCACGACCTGAAGATCTGCACCATCGCCGACCTGATCCAGTACCGGCTGCGGAACGATTCGATGGTGCACCGGGTCGCCGAGGCGACGCTGCCGACGCGCAGCGCCGGCAACTTCAAGGCGTATGTCTATCGCAGCGACGTCGACGACGGCGAGCACCTCGTCCTGGTGCGCGGCGAGATCACGCCCGAGGAGCCGATCCTGGTGCGCGCCCACGCCGAGTACCTGGCCGGCGACGTCTTCGGCTCCAGCGACCGCGACACCTCGGCGCTGCTGCAGCGCTCGATGCAGATGATCGACAAAGCCGGGCGCGGCGTCATCCTCTACCTGCGGCGCGAGGCGCAGGGCGTCGAGCTGGTCGACCGCACCCGGCCGCGCGAGACCGCCAGCCGCCCCAGCACCGATGCCGCCAACCGCGCCATGGATTTCCGCGAGTACGGCATCGGCGCCCAGATCCTGCGCGACGTCGGCCTGGGCAAGATCCGTCTCATCACCAACTACCCGCGCCGCATGGTCAGCCTGCCGGGCTACGGCCTGGAGATCGTCGAATGCGTGCCGATCCGGCTGTCGGCGGGCAAGCCGAAGAAGCGGCCGGCGAAGCCGCCAGTCGCCGCCGCAGGCGGCGGTCGCGTTCAGTCGAAGAGCGCCGCCAGGCGTTCCAGCTCGAAGCTGTAG
- the orn gene encoding oligoribonuclease produces the protein MPPRDDLLVWMDMEMSGLDPARNVILEIATLITDASLTVVAEGPVLAIHQPDSVLDAMDDWNREHHGASGLTARVRASHLSAADAETRSLAFVSAHCAARSSPLCGNSIYQDRRFLARHMPQLDHYLHYRNVDVSTIKELVRRWYPAGPPPPEKKHAHLALDDIRESIEELRFYRAHYFRS, from the coding sequence ATGCCGCCGCGCGACGACCTCCTGGTCTGGATGGACATGGAAATGTCCGGCCTCGACCCGGCGCGCAACGTCATCCTCGAGATCGCGACGTTGATCACCGACGCGTCGCTCACCGTCGTCGCCGAGGGCCCAGTGCTGGCCATCCACCAGCCGGACAGCGTGCTCGACGCGATGGACGACTGGAACCGCGAGCACCATGGCGCCAGCGGTCTCACGGCCCGCGTCCGCGCCTCGCACCTCTCCGCCGCCGACGCCGAGACGCGGTCGCTGGCCTTCGTCAGCGCCCACTGCGCGGCGCGCAGCTCGCCGCTCTGCGGCAACTCGATCTACCAGGATCGCCGCTTCCTGGCGCGCCACATGCCGCAGCTCGACCACTACCTGCACTACCGCAACGTCGACGTCAGCACGATCAAGGAGTTGGTTCGCCGCTGGTACCCCGCCGGACCGCCGCCGCCGGAGAAGAAGCACGCCCACTTGGCGCTCGACGACATCCGCGAGTCGATCGAGGAACTGCGCTTCTACCGCGCGCACTACTTCCGCAGCTAG
- a CDS encoding ERAP1-like C-terminal domain-containing protein, whose product MSDRDFRLSPHVRPVRYDLAIEVDLDHWRFHGVEEIELTVGEPTASVTLHASELAITSARAVLLDGTQLAAHPTYNATAETATLTFPRALPRGTVRLSLDFRGEILARLRGFYRSTKDGARYAATQFEAADARRAFPCFDEPAFKARFALTLDIPSNLVAIANGPVVRETDLGGGRKEVEFAETPPISSYLVAYTVGPYEATPVTTTSTGWPVRVFLPRGMAAKGVFARDAHARSLEYLEDYTAIPYPYTKVDAIGVPDFEAGAMENPGAITYRLTAIAADAERASTPSLKGIYYTAAHELTHMWWGDLVTMAWWDDLWLNESFATFIGYKVVADLVPEWGMWRDFVATLVRPFNLDALASTHPISFEVKNAKQATERFDVITYWKGAGVVRMIEGFLGADAFRAGVRAYLTRYREANATADDFWRELGAASGRDVATIANAWITQPGHPLLRFSSANGRLEARQQRFFADPDAPADPRGATWPTPLVIKHGRGDQSGETRVLLDGATQTIELPEHDWFFPNGDGAGFFRFALDDAALHRLVQVVQSALNPAERLTLVGNQWALVRACKADVAQFFSMLAGFRAEPDRAVLSAIAERLYWLATHVVDDATRPLFERFVGAFVRPHFDALGWNPRQGESADDRLRRATAIAALGELAADPAIIDAARARLERYLAEPTSLDANLASAVVTIAARRGDAALYQRYLERKRAAGADPEEEQRFLLGLAAFEDPELIGRSLAMTLTDEVRPQDRAHLYARLLGMRAARLTTWTFIRDRWQALTANLDPMLQQNIVRALAQLTPADVADEVLAFLPPRATEETRETVAQTIEQLRIDAAVAHRLTPAVSAALRDIA is encoded by the coding sequence ATGAGTGACCGCGACTTCCGCCTCTCGCCCCACGTGCGCCCGGTGCGCTACGACCTCGCCATCGAGGTCGACCTGGACCACTGGCGTTTCCACGGCGTCGAGGAGATCGAGCTGACCGTCGGCGAGCCAACCGCCAGCGTCACCCTGCACGCCAGCGAGTTGGCCATCACCAGCGCCCGCGCCGTGCTGCTCGATGGCACCCAGCTCGCCGCTCACCCGACGTACAACGCCACCGCCGAGACCGCGACCCTGACCTTCCCACGCGCCCTGCCCCGCGGCACCGTGCGCCTGAGTCTCGACTTCCGCGGCGAGATCCTCGCTCGCCTGCGCGGTTTCTACCGTTCGACCAAAGATGGCGCGCGCTACGCGGCGACGCAGTTCGAGGCCGCCGACGCGCGCCGCGCCTTCCCCTGCTTCGACGAACCCGCCTTCAAGGCGCGCTTCGCGTTGACGCTCGACATTCCGTCCAACCTGGTCGCGATCGCCAACGGCCCGGTCGTCCGCGAGACCGATCTCGGCGGCGGCCGCAAGGAAGTGGAGTTCGCCGAGACGCCACCCATTTCCTCGTATCTGGTCGCCTACACGGTCGGCCCCTACGAGGCGACCCCGGTCACCACCACCAGCACCGGCTGGCCGGTGCGCGTCTTCCTGCCGCGCGGCATGGCCGCCAAGGGTGTCTTCGCGCGTGACGCCCACGCGCGATCACTCGAGTACCTCGAGGACTACACCGCGATTCCGTATCCATACACCAAGGTCGACGCCATCGGCGTGCCCGATTTCGAAGCCGGCGCGATGGAGAACCCCGGCGCCATCACCTACCGCCTCACCGCGATCGCCGCCGACGCCGAGCGCGCCTCGACCCCGAGCCTCAAGGGCATCTACTACACTGCGGCGCACGAGCTCACCCACATGTGGTGGGGCGACCTGGTCACCATGGCGTGGTGGGACGATCTCTGGCTCAACGAGTCCTTCGCCACGTTCATCGGCTACAAGGTCGTCGCCGACCTGGTTCCCGAATGGGGCATGTGGCGCGACTTCGTCGCCACCCTGGTCCGCCCCTTCAACCTCGACGCTCTCGCCTCGACGCACCCGATTTCGTTCGAGGTCAAGAACGCCAAACAGGCCACCGAACGGTTCGATGTCATCACCTACTGGAAGGGCGCCGGCGTCGTCCGCATGATCGAGGGCTTCCTCGGCGCGGACGCCTTCCGCGCCGGCGTGCGCGCCTACCTGACCCGCTATCGCGAGGCGAACGCGACCGCCGACGACTTCTGGCGCGAGCTCGGCGCCGCCTCCGGCCGCGACGTCGCGACCATCGCCAACGCCTGGATCACCCAACCCGGCCACCCGCTGCTCCGCTTCAGCAGCGCCAACGGCCGCCTCGAGGCACGGCAGCAGCGCTTCTTCGCCGATCCCGACGCCCCCGCCGACCCGCGCGGCGCGACCTGGCCGACGCCGCTGGTGATCAAGCACGGACGCGGCGACCAGAGCGGCGAAACGCGCGTGCTGCTCGACGGCGCCACGCAGACGATCGAGCTGCCCGAACACGACTGGTTCTTCCCCAACGGCGACGGCGCCGGCTTCTTCCGCTTCGCCCTCGATGACGCCGCCCTGCACCGCCTGGTGCAGGTGGTACAGTCGGCGCTCAATCCGGCCGAACGCCTGACCCTGGTCGGCAACCAGTGGGCGCTGGTCCGCGCCTGCAAGGCCGATGTCGCCCAGTTCTTCTCCATGCTCGCCGGCTTCCGCGCCGAACCCGACCGCGCCGTGCTGTCGGCGATCGCCGAACGCCTCTACTGGCTGGCGACGCACGTGGTCGACGACGCGACGCGTCCGCTCTTCGAGCGCTTCGTCGGCGCCTTCGTGCGCCCGCACTTCGACGCCCTCGGCTGGAATCCGCGGCAGGGCGAGAGCGCCGACGACCGCTTGCGCCGTGCCACCGCCATCGCCGCCCTCGGCGAGCTCGCCGCCGATCCGGCGATCATCGACGCGGCCAGGGCCCGTCTGGAGCGCTACCTGGCCGAGCCCACCAGCCTCGACGCCAACCTCGCCTCCGCGGTGGTGACGATCGCCGCCCGCCGCGGCGACGCGGCGCTGTACCAACGCTACCTCGAGCGCAAACGCGCGGCCGGCGCCGACCCCGAGGAGGAGCAGCGCTTTCTGCTCGGGCTCGCCGCCTTCGAGGATCCGGAGCTCATCGGGCGCTCACTGGCGATGACCCTGACCGACGAGGTGCGGCCACAGGATCGCGCCCACCTGTACGCGCGTCTGCTCGGGATGCGCGCCGCGCGCCTGACCACCTGGACCTTCATCCGCGACCGCTGGCAAGCGCTCACGGCCAACCTCGACCCGATGCTGCAACAGAACATCGTCCGCGCCCTCGCCCAGTTGACCCCGGCCGACGTCGCCGACGAAGTGCTCGCCTTCCTCCCGCCGCGCGCCACCGAGGAGACGCGCGAGACCGTGGCGCAGACGATCGAGCAACTGCGCATCGACGCGGCCGTCGCCCATCGCCTCACCCCCGCGGTCTCCGCCGCGTTGCGCGACATCGCCTGA
- a CDS encoding thioredoxin family protein: MRRPLGLLLVLGALCLAAPSRAAEPKVSLALRPTAAAVGARVDLAIEATIAAGWHINAHQPNQKFLVPTTLTLTLPEGVTAGAIDYPAPKSKTFAFAGDMELLVYEGTVPLRAAVQVPGDFRGDAVSIEAVLRFQACDDTTCLPPTNVTRVFSLPLQGVTPAVSGARDVGSTGPLAGAGGGRGAQFASLLADYGIVLTLGAVLLLGLGLNLTPCVYPLISVTIAYFGGQARSRGQTAWLATLYVLGIAASFSALGLAAALSGGIFGAALQQPVVVLFIVGLMIALSLSSFGVYQFQPPTALMRWAGGSASGAAGAIFMGLTMGVVAAPCVGPIVVGLLVFVGSRQDAGLGFLLFFFLALGMGLPYVVLAIAAGSLTSLPRSGEWLAWTEHLFGCILLCLAAYYLAPLLPAPWKHWLLPTAIALSGIYLGFVDRAGRALRGFPALKAAVGVLMIATATWLIRPTDAAQAIAWEPVEQWVAQGRGSERPVLLEFAAEWCIPCREMESTTYAHPDVVREADRFRMVKADITEETPTTTALTSAYAVKGVPTVILFSPRGGEHHRMVGYVGPDEMLAAMRDVH, from the coding sequence ATGCGTCGACCTCTCGGCCTGCTGCTGGTGCTCGGCGCGCTGTGCCTGGCCGCGCCATCGCGCGCCGCCGAGCCCAAGGTCTCGCTGGCGCTCCGCCCGACGGCGGCGGCCGTCGGCGCGCGCGTCGACCTCGCGATCGAGGCCACGATCGCCGCCGGCTGGCACATCAATGCGCACCAGCCGAATCAGAAGTTCCTGGTCCCGACCACGCTGACCCTCACCCTGCCCGAGGGCGTGACCGCCGGCGCCATCGACTACCCAGCGCCGAAGTCGAAGACGTTCGCCTTCGCCGGCGACATGGAGCTGCTGGTCTACGAGGGCACGGTGCCGCTGCGCGCCGCCGTGCAGGTGCCGGGCGACTTCCGCGGCGATGCCGTGTCGATCGAGGCGGTGTTGCGCTTCCAGGCCTGCGACGACACCACCTGCCTGCCGCCGACCAACGTCACCCGCGTCTTCTCCCTGCCGCTGCAGGGCGTGACGCCGGCCGTTTCCGGGGCGCGCGACGTCGGCTCCACCGGGCCGCTCGCCGGCGCGGGTGGGGGGCGCGGCGCCCAGTTCGCCAGCCTGCTCGCCGACTACGGGATCGTGCTCACCCTGGGCGCGGTGCTGCTGCTCGGCCTGGGGCTGAACCTGACGCCCTGTGTGTACCCGCTCATCTCGGTCACCATCGCCTACTTCGGCGGCCAGGCGCGCAGCCGAGGGCAGACCGCCTGGCTGGCGACCCTGTACGTGCTCGGCATCGCCGCGTCGTTCTCGGCCCTCGGGCTGGCGGCGGCGCTCTCCGGCGGCATCTTCGGCGCCGCGCTGCAGCAGCCGGTCGTGGTGCTGTTCATCGTCGGGCTGATGATCGCGCTGTCCCTGAGCAGCTTCGGCGTCTACCAGTTTCAGCCACCGACGGCGCTCATGCGCTGGGCCGGCGGCAGCGCCAGCGGCGCCGCCGGCGCGATCTTCATGGGGCTGACGATGGGCGTCGTCGCGGCGCCGTGCGTCGGTCCGATCGTCGTCGGCCTGCTGGTCTTCGTCGGCAGCCGCCAGGATGCCGGGCTCGGCTTCCTGCTCTTCTTCTTCCTCGCGCTCGGCATGGGGCTGCCGTACGTGGTGCTGGCGATCGCCGCCGGGTCCCTGACCAGCCTGCCGCGCTCCGGCGAGTGGCTGGCGTGGACCGAGCACCTGTTCGGCTGCATCCTGCTCTGCCTCGCCGCCTACTATCTGGCGCCGCTGCTCCCGGCGCCGTGGAAGCACTGGTTGCTGCCCACCGCGATCGCCCTGTCCGGGATCTATCTCGGGTTCGTAGACCGTGCCGGACGCGCCCTGCGCGGCTTCCCGGCCCTGAAGGCGGCGGTCGGCGTGCTGATGATCGCCACCGCCACCTGGCTCATCCGCCCCACCGACGCGGCCCAGGCGATCGCCTGGGAACCGGTGGAGCAGTGGGTGGCGCAGGGTCGCGGCAGCGAGCGACCGGTGCTGCTGGAGTTCGCTGCCGAGTGGTGCATCCCCTGCCGGGAGATGGAGTCGACCACCTACGCGCACCCGGACGTCGTGCGCGAGGCCGACCGCTTCCGCATGGTGAAGGCCGACATCACCGAGGAGACGCCGACCACCACGGCGCTCACCTCGGCGTACGCCGTGAAAGGGGTGCCGACGGTGATCCTGTTCAGCCCCCGCGGCGGCGAGCACCACCGGATGGTCGGCTACGTCGGTCCCGACGAGATGTTGGCCGCCATGCGCGACGTGCATTGA